One Prevotella melaninogenica DNA window includes the following coding sequences:
- a CDS encoding GH92 family glycosyl hydrolase → MKRNLFLIFLLLTFTAHLHAITVNNPVDYVSTLVGSASKPELSTGNTYPAIALPWGMNFWTPQTGKMGDGWTYTYRADKIRGIKQTHQPSPWINDYGQFSIMPVVGKKVFDEEGRASWFSHKAETATPYYYKVYLADYDVTAEISPTSRAAAMRITYPQTKEAYFVVDAFDKGSSVTIMPDKRTIIGYTTKNSGGVPANFKNYFVLRFDHDFSFVGCIEDGKLSEGKTSATSNHAMAVVGFHTKRGEQVNIQVASSFISDEQALRNLKEVEGKTFDDVKSEGRKEWNNILGRIEVEDDNIDHLRTFYSCLYRSVLFPRSFYEFDEQGNPIHYSPYNGKVLPGYLFTDTGFWDTFRSLFPLLNLVYPSMNEKMQAGLVNAYKESGFLPEWASPGHRDCMVGNNSASVVADAYIKGLRGYDIETLWKAVVHGANAVHPTVNSTGRKGFDYYNRLGYVPYNVGINESVARTLEYAYDDWCIYQLGLKLGKSAKELKPFKLRAMNYQKVFDKETGLMRGRNEDGSFQSPFNPFKWGDAFTEGNSWHYTWSVFHDPAGLAKLMGGYDKFNAMLDSVFQLPPIFDDSYYGFTIHEIREMQIMNMGNYAHGNQPIQHMIYLYDYSRQPWKAQYWVREVMDRLYTAHPDGYCGDEDNGQTSAWYVFSALGFYPVCPGSTQYMIGTPYFRKVKIQLENGKTVTIRAEKNNKDNRFIQHITMNEQPYPHYYLEHEQLLSGPIIDFTMGNKPAK, encoded by the coding sequence ATGAAAAGAAACCTTTTTCTTATTTTCTTATTGCTGACATTTACTGCTCATCTACATGCTATCACGGTAAACAACCCTGTTGATTACGTAAGTACTTTAGTGGGTTCAGCCTCAAAACCAGAACTTTCAACGGGTAACACTTACCCCGCTATTGCCCTACCATGGGGCATGAACTTCTGGACTCCACAGACAGGAAAGATGGGAGATGGCTGGACTTACACCTATCGAGCCGATAAGATTCGCGGAATTAAGCAGACACACCAACCCAGTCCGTGGATTAACGACTACGGACAGTTCTCTATCATGCCCGTTGTGGGTAAGAAAGTCTTTGACGAAGAGGGTCGTGCCAGTTGGTTTTCCCACAAAGCAGAGACGGCAACACCTTATTACTATAAGGTTTATTTAGCTGACTATGACGTCACTGCAGAGATTAGTCCTACCAGTCGTGCTGCTGCAATGCGTATCACCTATCCACAAACAAAAGAAGCTTATTTTGTTGTTGATGCCTTTGATAAGGGTTCTTCCGTAACGATTATGCCTGACAAACGTACTATCATAGGCTATACAACCAAGAATAGCGGAGGTGTACCAGCAAACTTCAAGAACTATTTTGTGCTTCGCTTCGACCACGATTTCTCTTTCGTTGGCTGTATTGAAGATGGAAAACTATCAGAGGGAAAGACTTCTGCAACCAGCAATCACGCCATGGCTGTTGTCGGATTTCACACGAAACGAGGCGAACAAGTTAATATACAGGTAGCCTCATCGTTTATTAGTGACGAACAAGCTTTGCGTAACCTCAAGGAAGTTGAGGGAAAGACATTCGACGATGTAAAGTCAGAAGGTAGAAAAGAATGGAACAATATCTTAGGACGTATCGAAGTGGAGGACGATAATATCGACCATCTTCGCACTTTCTATAGTTGCCTCTATCGCTCCGTACTTTTCCCACGTTCGTTCTATGAGTTTGACGAACAGGGTAATCCTATCCATTATAGTCCATATAATGGCAAAGTATTACCGGGCTATCTCTTTACCGACACAGGTTTCTGGGACACCTTCCGTTCGCTCTTTCCATTGCTCAACCTTGTCTATCCATCAATGAATGAGAAGATGCAAGCAGGCTTAGTCAACGCCTATAAGGAGAGTGGATTCCTTCCAGAGTGGGCAAGTCCAGGGCATCGTGATTGTATGGTGGGCAACAACTCGGCTTCGGTCGTTGCTGATGCTTACATCAAGGGATTGCGTGGCTACGACATTGAAACACTTTGGAAGGCTGTTGTGCATGGTGCTAATGCTGTTCATCCAACCGTCAACTCTACTGGACGTAAAGGCTTTGACTATTATAATCGCTTAGGTTACGTACCTTATAACGTGGGAATCAACGAGAGTGTTGCCCGTACCTTAGAGTACGCCTACGATGATTGGTGTATCTATCAATTGGGATTAAAACTCGGAAAGAGTGCTAAGGAACTCAAACCTTTCAAACTCCGAGCAATGAACTATCAGAAGGTTTTCGACAAGGAAACGGGTCTTATGCGTGGACGTAATGAGGATGGTAGCTTCCAATCGCCATTTAATCCTTTCAAATGGGGCGACGCCTTCACAGAAGGCAACAGCTGGCATTACACGTGGAGTGTATTCCATGACCCTGCTGGGCTGGCAAAGCTGATGGGAGGATACGATAAGTTTAATGCAATGTTAGACAGTGTCTTCCAACTTCCTCCTATCTTTGACGATAGCTATTACGGCTTTACAATTCACGAAATACGTGAGATGCAAATCATGAACATGGGTAATTACGCACATGGAAACCAACCTATCCAGCACATGATTTACCTCTATGACTACAGCAGACAGCCTTGGAAGGCGCAGTATTGGGTGCGTGAGGTGATGGACCGACTCTATACTGCACATCCTGATGGCTATTGTGGCGACGAAGATAATGGTCAGACATCAGCTTGGTATGTCTTCTCCGCTCTCGGTTTCTACCCAGTTTGCCCTGGCAGTACACAATATATGATTGGTACCCCCTACTTTCGTAAAGTCAAGATACAGTTGGAGAATGGCAAGACTGTCACAATTCGGGCGGAAAAGAATAACAAAGACAATCGCTTCATTCAGCATATTACAATGAATGAGCAGCCTTATCCACATTATTATCTTGAGCATGAACAGCTGTTATCAGGTCCTATAATCGACTTCACAATGGGCAATAAACCTGCGAAATAG
- a CDS encoding PepSY-associated TM helix domain-containing protein — protein sequence MKRKTWVKNHKWIGIIITFFLVMFCLSGIVLNHRQLFSDINVSRGILPGQYEFKQWNNGLLRGTLRYKDNKNKDKVFIYGAAGVIQTDTTASHFTEYNQGLPAGADYRQMRGMAKTPQNDLFAVSVIDLYKLGKNASWQKIDLPKQEDDELLTDITTHGDTLIVLSRSHLYYATAPYKKFTCLTLQAGEGNEGKVSLFRQIWLLHSGALFGTVGKLIVDGIGVVLIILCVTGIWYWVRRKTALMIVWHTKIGYYTFALTLFIAITGWALRPPLMILLATNNTKPLPGTTLDNDNPWNDKLRMIRYDEQAHDWLISTSEGFYSLKNLSSKPTPITTAPPVSVMGQNVWQHADNKSWIVGSFDGLFYWDRKNNVVLYYNDAMVSTPRIPGTAPDEQTISGYSSDFTNKECIATYFQGSSFAKQPEELKDKPMSLWSLALEVHTGRIYAGALGSFLFIFVIGILIIFTLVSGKKA from the coding sequence ATGAAACGTAAGACATGGGTTAAAAACCATAAGTGGATTGGCATCATCATAACATTCTTCTTAGTAATGTTCTGCCTTTCAGGTATTGTCCTCAATCATCGTCAACTCTTTTCTGATATTAATGTAAGCCGTGGAATATTGCCTGGTCAGTATGAATTCAAACAATGGAACAACGGATTACTACGTGGAACATTACGCTACAAAGATAATAAAAACAAAGATAAAGTGTTCATATATGGCGCAGCGGGTGTCATTCAAACTGATACAACTGCTTCTCACTTCACCGAATATAACCAAGGTCTACCTGCTGGTGCTGACTATCGACAGATGCGAGGAATGGCTAAAACCCCACAAAATGACCTGTTTGCGGTTAGCGTCATAGACTTATATAAACTGGGGAAGAACGCATCTTGGCAAAAAATTGACCTACCTAAGCAAGAGGATGACGAACTATTGACAGACATCACCACCCATGGTGATACGCTCATCGTTCTTTCTCGCTCCCACCTCTACTATGCTACAGCCCCTTATAAGAAGTTTACTTGTCTGACACTACAAGCTGGTGAGGGCAATGAGGGGAAGGTATCACTGTTCCGTCAAATATGGTTATTGCATAGTGGTGCACTGTTTGGAACCGTAGGGAAACTCATTGTAGACGGAATTGGAGTCGTCTTAATTATCCTTTGTGTGACGGGTATATGGTATTGGGTTCGTCGCAAAACAGCATTAATGATCGTTTGGCATACGAAGATTGGGTATTACACATTCGCCTTAACGCTATTTATCGCAATAACGGGATGGGCTTTACGTCCCCCACTGATGATTCTCCTTGCCACAAACAATACGAAACCATTGCCTGGTACGACCTTAGACAATGATAATCCTTGGAATGATAAACTAAGAATGATTCGATATGATGAGCAAGCTCACGACTGGCTCATCTCGACTTCGGAAGGTTTCTACTCTCTTAAGAATCTCTCTTCCAAGCCAACACCTATCACCACAGCACCCCCAGTGAGTGTTATGGGTCAAAATGTTTGGCAACATGCAGACAACAAATCATGGATAGTAGGCTCCTTCGATGGTCTGTTCTACTGGGATCGTAAGAATAACGTCGTACTTTACTACAATGATGCTATGGTCTCTACTCCCCGCATACCGGGTACTGCACCAGACGAACAGACAATCTCTGGCTATAGTTCTGATTTCACAAACAAGGAATGTATAGCAACCTATTTCCAAGGTTCATCCTTCGCAAAACAGCCAGAAGAATTGAAAGATAAACCCATGTCGCTTTGGAGTCTTGCTTTAGAGGTACACACAGGTAGAATCTATGCCGGTGCATTAGGCTCCTTCCTCTTCATTTTCGTCATCGGCATCCTCATCATCTTCACCCTTGTGTCTGGTAAAAAGGCATAG
- the cas9 gene encoding type II CRISPR RNA-guided endonuclease Cas9 (Cas9, originally named Csn1, is the large, multifunctional signature protein of type II CRISPR/Cas systems. It is well known even to general audiences because its RNA-guided endonuclease activity has made it a popular tool for custom editing of eukaryotic genomes.), with protein sequence MTQKVLGLDLGTNSIGSSVRNLDLSDDLKGQLEFFSSDIFRSSVNKESNGREYSLAAQRSAHSRSRGLNEARRRKLWATLDLLIKYGYCPMSPDSLMRWSTYDKQRGLFREYPIDDKDFNAWILLDFDGDGKPDYSSPYQLRRELVTRQFDFDQPIERYKLGRALYHIAQHRGFKSSKGETLSQQETNSKQSLTDESTDVAGEMKASEEKLSKGLSTYMKENNLLTVGAAFAQLEDERVRVRNNNDYRAIRSQFQQEIETIFKFQQGLSVEKELYERLVSEKKNIGTIFYKRPLRSQRGNVGKCTLERTKPRCAIGHPLFEKFRAWTLINNIKIRMSEEEQAEQLPMKLRFELYNDCFLAFVRAEFKFEDIRKYLEKRLGVHFSYNDKTINYKDSTSVAGCPITARFRKLLGEDWESFHVDGQKQRQAHGKNNASFHTVSYSTNDIWHFCYDAEEPEAVLSFAQDNLKWEKKKAEELVRIWSAIPQGYAMLSQKAIRNINKMLILGMKYSDAVLLAKVPEIVEIADEEILSVTEDYHRVEAQVGHEKQINNIVNALIAKYKSTSEEYRFADHNYDYQLDESDEKDIIKQIESNIGTRKWSLLDADEQTDILQKVRDKYQNFFRNHERKFVESPKLGECFEEYLVKRFPMVKGEQWKKLYHPSQIAIYRPVSAGKDRSALRLGNPDIGAIKNPTVLRVLNTLRKRVNQLLDDGLISPDETRVVVETARELNDANRKWALDTYNRIRHDENEKIRKILEEFYPKRRDTISTDDIDKARYVIDQREVDYFTESKTYNKDIKKYKFWLEQGGQCMYTGRTINLSNLFDPNAFDIEHTIPESLSFDSSDMNQTLCDAHYNRFIKKNHIPADMPNYDKAVIIDGKEYPAITSQLQRWIDRVERLNRNVEYWKGQARRAQNKDRKDQCMREMHLWGMELEYWKKKLERFTVTEVTDGFKNSQLVDTRVITRHAVLYLKSIFPHVDVQRGDITAKFRKILGIQSVDEKKDRSLHSHHAIDATTLTIIPVSAKRERMLKLFAKIEEINKMLSFSGSEDRTGLKQELDGLKDQLNKEVKACRIGHNVSEIGTFINDNIIINHHIKDQALTPVRRRLRKKGHIVGGVDSPRWQTGDALRGEIHKASYYGAITQFARDKEGKVLMKEGHPQINPTIKFVIRRELKYKKSAADSGFASWDDLQKAIVDKELFALMKGQFPAETSFKDACEQGIYMIKKGKNGEDDKKLYRIRHIRCNTVQKNALKIKEQTYKSEKEYKRYFYAAVGDLYAMCCYTNGKIREFKIYSLYDISCHRKSDIEDIPEFITDKKGNRLMLDYKLHTGDMVLLYKDTPEELYDLDNVNLSKLLYKINGFENDGLRVRMVNHLVVKEAMGESVKDYTKLPDIIRCGIKTIKFLIMGENRDFVIKNGKIIFNHR encoded by the coding sequence ATGACACAAAAAGTTTTAGGCTTAGACCTTGGTACTAATTCTATTGGCTCTTCAGTAAGAAATTTGGATCTCTCTGATGATTTGAAAGGGCAATTAGAGTTTTTCTCTTCTGATATTTTCAGAAGTAGCGTTAATAAGGAAAGTAACGGACGTGAATATTCATTAGCAGCACAGCGTTCTGCGCATAGCAGAAGCCGTGGGTTGAATGAAGCAAGGCGTCGTAAGTTGTGGGCAACCTTGGATTTACTTATCAAGTACGGTTATTGTCCGATGTCTCCTGATTCTTTAATGAGATGGAGCACTTATGATAAACAGAGAGGGCTCTTCAGAGAGTACCCTATAGACGATAAGGATTTTAATGCGTGGATACTTTTGGATTTTGATGGTGATGGTAAACCTGATTATTCCAGCCCATATCAACTACGTCGAGAACTTGTTACACGTCAGTTTGATTTCGATCAGCCTATTGAACGTTACAAATTGGGTCGTGCTTTGTATCATATTGCTCAGCATCGTGGGTTTAAGAGCAGTAAGGGTGAGACTCTGTCACAGCAGGAAACTAATAGCAAGCAATCACTTACGGATGAATCTACAGATGTAGCTGGAGAAATGAAAGCTTCGGAAGAGAAACTGTCAAAGGGGCTATCTACCTATATGAAGGAGAATAACCTTTTGACGGTTGGTGCTGCTTTTGCTCAGTTAGAAGATGAAAGGGTGAGAGTACGGAACAATAATGATTATCGAGCAATACGTTCACAATTTCAGCAAGAAATAGAAACCATTTTTAAGTTCCAGCAAGGTTTGTCAGTAGAAAAAGAGTTGTATGAACGTCTTGTTAGTGAGAAGAAAAATATTGGTACAATCTTTTATAAACGTCCATTACGTTCGCAACGTGGCAATGTGGGTAAATGTACACTTGAACGTACAAAGCCACGTTGTGCCATTGGGCATCCATTGTTTGAGAAGTTCCGTGCTTGGACACTGATTAATAATATCAAGATCAGAATGTCTGAAGAGGAACAAGCAGAACAACTCCCTATGAAATTACGGTTCGAACTTTATAATGACTGCTTTTTAGCATTTGTAAGAGCTGAATTTAAGTTTGAGGATATTCGGAAGTATCTTGAGAAGCGTCTGGGTGTTCATTTCTCTTATAATGACAAGACTATTAATTATAAAGACAGTACAAGTGTTGCTGGTTGTCCTATAACAGCTCGATTCAGAAAACTTTTGGGAGAGGATTGGGAGTCTTTCCATGTTGATGGGCAAAAACAGAGACAGGCGCATGGGAAGAATAACGCTTCATTCCATACTGTTTCTTATTCCACGAATGATATATGGCACTTCTGTTATGATGCGGAGGAACCAGAAGCTGTATTGTCTTTTGCGCAAGATAATTTAAAGTGGGAGAAGAAGAAAGCAGAAGAACTTGTCCGTATCTGGTCAGCAATACCTCAAGGCTATGCTATGTTGAGCCAGAAGGCTATCCGTAATATCAATAAGATGTTGATATTGGGAATGAAATACTCTGATGCAGTGTTACTTGCTAAGGTTCCAGAGATTGTAGAGATAGCTGACGAGGAGATTCTTTCTGTTACTGAAGATTATCATCGTGTGGAAGCACAGGTTGGGCATGAAAAACAGATTAATAATATTGTTAATGCTCTCATAGCCAAGTATAAATCAACGTCAGAAGAATACCGTTTTGCCGATCATAATTATGATTATCAATTAGATGAGTCTGATGAAAAAGATATAATCAAACAGATTGAGAGTAATATAGGTACAAGGAAGTGGAGTTTGTTGGATGCCGACGAGCAGACGGATATTTTACAGAAAGTCCGAGATAAGTATCAGAACTTCTTTAGAAATCACGAGCGTAAGTTTGTAGAATCTCCTAAATTAGGAGAGTGCTTTGAAGAGTATCTTGTAAAGAGATTCCCAATGGTTAAGGGAGAGCAATGGAAGAAGTTATATCATCCGTCACAAATCGCTATTTATCGTCCTGTTTCTGCAGGTAAGGATCGCTCTGCTTTAAGACTGGGTAATCCAGATATTGGTGCAATAAAAAATCCTACAGTGTTGAGAGTGCTTAATACTTTGAGAAAGAGAGTAAATCAACTCTTGGATGATGGGCTTATATCTCCAGATGAAACAAGGGTGGTTGTAGAGACTGCACGTGAATTGAATGATGCTAACAGAAAGTGGGCATTGGATACTTACAATAGAATCCGTCATGACGAAAATGAAAAGATAAGGAAGATTCTTGAAGAGTTTTACCCGAAACGTCGTGATACTATAAGTACAGATGATATAGATAAGGCACGGTATGTGATAGATCAACGTGAGGTAGATTACTTTACGGAATCGAAGACCTATAATAAGGATATAAAGAAGTATAAATTTTGGTTGGAGCAGGGAGGACAGTGTATGTATACTGGGCGTACCATTAATCTATCAAATCTTTTTGATCCAAATGCTTTTGATATTGAGCATACCATCCCAGAGAGTCTCAGTTTTGACAGTTCGGATATGAATCAGACTTTGTGTGACGCTCATTACAACCGTTTCATAAAGAAAAACCATATTCCTGCAGATATGCCGAATTATGATAAGGCTGTTATTATAGATGGTAAAGAGTATCCTGCGATAACATCTCAACTACAGCGTTGGATAGATAGGGTTGAGCGTCTTAATCGTAATGTAGAATATTGGAAAGGGCAGGCAAGAAGGGCACAGAATAAAGACCGTAAAGATCAATGTATGCGTGAAATGCATCTATGGGGAATGGAGCTGGAATACTGGAAAAAGAAGTTGGAACGCTTCACAGTTACTGAGGTTACAGACGGATTTAAGAACAGTCAGCTTGTCGATACACGAGTTATAACTCGTCATGCAGTTTTATATCTGAAGAGCATATTCCCACATGTAGATGTGCAACGAGGAGACATAACTGCTAAATTCAGAAAGATACTTGGTATACAAAGTGTAGACGAAAAGAAAGATCGTAGCTTACATTCTCATCATGCTATAGACGCAACAACTCTGACGATAATCCCAGTTTCTGCAAAGAGAGAGCGTATGCTGAAGTTATTTGCTAAGATAGAAGAGATTAATAAGATGTTATCTTTCTCTGGTAGTGAGGATAGGACAGGACTGAAACAAGAACTTGATGGCTTGAAAGATCAGCTTAATAAAGAAGTTAAGGCTTGTAGGATAGGACATAATGTTTCGGAAATTGGTACGTTTATAAATGATAATATTATTATTAACCACCATATTAAGGACCAAGCTCTTACACCAGTTCGTCGCCGGTTGAGAAAGAAGGGACATATAGTTGGAGGAGTGGATAGTCCTCGATGGCAGACTGGTGATGCCTTGCGAGGTGAAATCCATAAGGCAAGTTATTATGGTGCGATAACACAGTTTGCAAGGGATAAGGAGGGAAAAGTTCTGATGAAAGAGGGACATCCTCAAATTAATCCTACGATTAAATTTGTAATACGTAGAGAATTAAAGTATAAGAAATCTGCTGCAGACAGTGGCTTTGCTTCATGGGATGATCTTCAGAAAGCTATTGTTGATAAGGAACTTTTTGCTTTGATGAAAGGGCAATTCCCAGCAGAAACATCTTTCAAGGATGCTTGTGAACAGGGAATCTATATGATAAAGAAAGGAAAGAATGGTGAGGATGATAAAAAGTTGTACAGAATAAGGCATATAAGATGTAATACTGTGCAGAAAAATGCTTTGAAGATAAAAGAGCAAACCTATAAATCCGAGAAAGAATATAAGCGTTATTTCTATGCTGCAGTCGGCGATTTGTATGCAATGTGTTGTTATACAAATGGTAAGATTCGTGAGTTTAAAATATATAGCTTGTATGATATTTCTTGTCATCGTAAATCTGATATAGAGGATATTCCAGAGTTTATCACCGATAAGAAAGGTAATCGACTTATGCTTGATTATAAGTTGCACACTGGCGATATGGTATTGCTTTATAAGGATACTCCTGAGGAATTGTACGATTTAGATAATGTGAACTTGAGTAAATTATTATATAAGATAAATGGGTTTGAAAATGACGGCTTACGTGTTAGGATGGTAAATCATTTAGTTGTAAAAGAGGCTATGGGAGAATCTGTTAAAGATTATACGAAATTGCCTGATATCATTCGTTGTGGTATTAAAACAATAAAGTTTCTTATTATGGGCGAGAATCGTGACTTTGTTATTAAGAATGGTAAGATAATCTTCAATCACCGATGA
- the cas1 gene encoding type II CRISPR-associated endonuclease Cas1 produces the protein MIKKTLYFGNPAYLSLRNRQLVIRLPEVEKAELPDIVKQETVRTIPIEDIGVVVLDNKQITITQGALAELVANSAAVITCDSKCMPTGMLLPLSGNTLHQERFRNQIEAAIPLRKQLWQQTVKAKIENQAYCLQKNTSKSFVPLHVLARKVRSDDADNHEAQAAAYYWKNLFSDGFTRDKDGIPPNNLLNYGYAILRAVIARALVGSGLLPVYGIHHHNRYNAYCLADDIMEPYRPFVDDLVISTMKKMEISDDLTVELKREMLSIPVLDVSIGGKRSPLMIAAGLTAASLAKCYNGEAREISYPSFL, from the coding sequence ATGATAAAGAAAACTTTATATTTTGGGAATCCTGCTTATCTCTCACTTCGTAATAGGCAGTTGGTTATCCGACTTCCAGAAGTGGAGAAAGCAGAACTTCCTGATATCGTAAAACAAGAGACTGTTAGAACGATTCCAATAGAAGATATTGGTGTGGTGGTATTGGATAATAAGCAGATAACCATTACACAAGGTGCTTTAGCAGAGTTAGTAGCCAACTCTGCTGCAGTAATTACCTGTGATAGTAAATGTATGCCTACGGGAATGTTACTTCCTCTTTCTGGTAATACATTGCATCAGGAGCGTTTTCGTAATCAGATAGAAGCTGCAATTCCATTGCGTAAACAGCTGTGGCAACAAACGGTAAAAGCTAAGATAGAGAATCAAGCATATTGCTTACAGAAGAATACTTCTAAATCATTTGTTCCGCTCCATGTCCTTGCTCGTAAAGTCAGGAGTGATGATGCTGATAACCACGAAGCGCAAGCTGCAGCCTATTACTGGAAGAATCTCTTTTCTGATGGTTTCACAAGAGATAAGGATGGTATTCCACCTAATAATCTGTTGAATTATGGATATGCAATACTTCGTGCTGTGATTGCTCGTGCTTTGGTGGGGAGTGGACTATTACCTGTCTATGGTATTCATCATCATAATCGTTATAATGCTTATTGTTTAGCAGATGATATTATGGAACCTTATCGTCCGTTTGTGGATGACCTTGTCATTTCGACAATGAAAAAGATGGAAATTTCAGATGATTTGACAGTAGAATTAAAGCGGGAGATGTTGTCAATACCAGTTCTTGATGTTAGTATAGGTGGTAAGCGTAGCCCATTGATGATTGCTGCAGGCTTAACAGCTGCAAGTCTTGCAAAGTGCTATAATGGGGAAGCTCGTGAAATTTCTTATCCTTCTTTTCTTTGA
- the cas2 gene encoding CRISPR-associated endonuclease Cas2, whose product MQRLSEYRVMWVMVFFDLPTNTNKEKRAYTIFRKDLMKDGFTMFQLSIYVRHCASRENADVHVKRVKSFMPNSGNVCIMVITDKQFGEIELFRGTQPQEPNAPGQQLELF is encoded by the coding sequence ATGCAACGACTTAGCGAATATAGGGTTATGTGGGTGATGGTCTTTTTTGATCTTCCAACGAATACAAACAAGGAAAAGCGTGCTTATACTATCTTCCGAAAAGATTTGATGAAAGATGGTTTTACAATGTTTCAATTGTCAATCTATGTTCGTCATTGCGCAAGCAGAGAGAATGCAGATGTTCATGTGAAACGTGTAAAATCGTTTATGCCTAATTCTGGTAATGTCTGTATTATGGTCATTACTGATAAACAATTTGGTGAGATAGAGCTTTTTCGTGGAACTCAGCCACAAGAACCTAATGCCCCAGGACAGCAACTAGAATTATTCTAA